A section of the Saccharomyces paradoxus strain CBS432 chromosome XII sequence genome encodes:
- the GAB1 gene encoding GPI-anchor transamidase subunit GAB1 (GPI transamidase subunit~similar to YLR459W), which produces MDSTALKVALGCIAVRLAVNSLFPSLQQQLDQSVEFSTPVTSFRSLQEGIYLLRNNIQVYNHGVVHHPPILIFFLSLFNSDRLISLIYALVDGLIAYQLTEVTKAFKNLKVKSWLPGLLYAVNPLALLSCISRSSIIFTNFAISSSLYCILAEGNVLSSSVMISVSGYLSLYPILLLIPLLGMLKSWRQRMLSVTVSILSLLILLLFSYNMLGGQSWLFLAQVYGSVISFEKVFPNLGLWWYFFIEMFDTFIPFFKAVFNIFIAAFITPFTLRYHKQPFYAFILCIGWIVLTKPYPSLGDAGFFFSFLPFFTPLFGYLRYPIISALLFLHAIVLAPIFYHLWVVLGSGNSNFFYAISLVYALAIASILVDLNWAMLRIEYDNGIPNFKLKVTQI; this is translated from the coding sequence ATGGATTCCACAGCACTTAAGGTAGCCCTAGGCTGTATAGCTGTTCGATTGGCTGTGAACAGCCTTTTTCCCTCTCTACAACAACAACTGGACCAGTCCGTAGAATTCTCAACTCCCGTAACCTCATTTAGGTCATTACAGGAAGGTATATACCTACTGCGGAACAACATTCAAGTATATAATCATGGGGTTGTTCACCATCCTccaattttgattttttttctatcgCTCTTCAATTCCGACAGGTTAATTTCTCTCATATACGCTTTAGTTGATGGGTTAATTGCGTATCAACTGACAGAGGTGACAAAAGCTtttaaaaacttgaaaGTGAAAAGCTGGCTACCTGGACTCCTTTATGCTGTGAACCCTTTGGCTCTTTTATCGTGCATTAGTCGGTCATCGATCATATTCACAAATTTTGCCATTTCGTCGTCATTGTATTGCATATTAGCCGAAGGGAATGTTCTTTCGTCCTCTGTTATGATTTCCGTATCAGGATACTTGTCGCTATACCCTATTCTTCTCTTAATTCCACTATTAGGTATGCTAAAAAGTTGGAGACAAAGAATGTTATCTGTCACCGTTTCCATATTATCTTTATTAATTCTGCTACTATTTAGCTACAATATGTTAGGCGGCCAGAGTTGGTTATTTTTGGCACAAGTTTATGGATCTGTTATAAGTTTTGAGAAGGTTTTCCCAAATCTGGGTTTATGGTGGTactttttcattgaaatgTTTGACACCTTCATACCGTTTTTTAAGGCTGTattcaacatttttattgCCGCATTCATAACACCATTTACCTTGCGCTATCATAAGCAGCCATTCTACGCATTCATTTTATGCATTGGGTGGATTGTCCTTACAAAGCCATATCCCTCACTAGGTGACGCtggctttttctttagttTCTTACCTTTCTTCACCCCACTATTTGGATATTTAAGATACCCTATCATATCAGCATTACTGTTTTTACATGCAATTGTTTTGGCACCAATTTTCTATCATCTGTGGGTTGTTTTAGGTTCAGGGAATAGTAACTTTTTCTATGCTATTTCACTAGTTTATGCTCTGGCTATAGCATCTATTTTGGTAGACCTGAACTGGGCAATGCTGAGAATTGAATACGATAACGGTATcccaaatttcaaattgaagGTAACACAAATTTAA
- a CDS encoding uncharacterized protein (Member of the quinone oxidoreductase family~similar to YLR460C) produces the protein MSITIPETMKAVVIENSKAVVKEGIPIPELEEGFVLIKTLAVAGNPTDWAHIDYKLGPQGSILGCDAAGQIVKLGPAVDPKDFSVGDYIYGFIHGSSVRFPSNGAFAEYSAISTAVAYKSPNELKFLGEDILPAGPVRSLEGAATIPVSLTTAGLVLTYNLGLNLEWEPSSPQRNAPILLWGGATSVGQLLIQLANKLNGFTKIIVVASRKHEKLLKEYGADEIFDYHDIDVVEQIKQKYNNIPYLVDCVANQDTLQQVYKCAADKLDATVVELTNLTEENVKKENRRQNVTIDRTRLYSTGGHEVPFGGVTFPADPEARRAATKFVKFINPKINDGQIHHIPVKIYKNGLSDVPHMLEDIKHGKNSGEKLVAVLN, from the coding sequence ATGTCAATCACAATTCCAGAAACCATGAAGGCCGTCGTCATTGAAAATAGTAAAGCGGTTGTCAAAGAGGGCATTCCCATTCctgaattggaagaaggaTTTGTTTTGATTAAGACTCTTGCTGTTGCTGGTAATCCAACTGATTGGGCGCACATTGACTACAAGCTTGGCCCCCAAGGTTCTATTTTGGGATGTGACGCTGCTGGCCAAATTGTTAAATTGGGCCCAGCCGTTGATCCTaaagatttttctgttGGTGATTATATTTATGGGTTTATCCACGGATCCTCCGTAAGATTTCCTTCCAATGGTGCCTTTGCTGAATATTCCGCTATTTCAACTGCGGTTGCCTACAAATCACCCAATGAactcaaatttttgggTGAGGATATTCTACCTGCCGGCCCTGTCAGGTCTTTGGAAGGCGCAGCCACTATCCCAGTATCACTGACCACAGCCGGTTTGGTGTTGACTTATAATTTAGGTTTGAACTTAGAATGGGAGCCATCCAGCCCACAAAGAAACGCTCCCATCTTATTATGGGGTGGAGCAACATCAGTAGGCCAGTTACTCATTCAATTAGCGAATAAATTGAATGGCTTCACCAAGATCATTGTTGTCGCTTCTCGGAAACACGAAAAActattgaaagaatatggTGCCgatgaaatatttgattaCCATGATATTGATGTGGTGGAACAAATCAAACAGAAGTACAACAACATCCCGTATTTGGTCGATTGTGTCGCCAATCAAGATACGCTTCAACAAGTGTACAAATGTGCGGCCGATAAACTGGATGCTACTGTTGTCGAATTAACTAATTTGACAGAAGAAAACgtcaaaaaggaaaacagGAGGCAAAATGTCACTATTGACAGGACCAGACTGTATTCAACAGGTGGCCATGAAGTACCATTTGGAGGCGTTACTTTCCCGGCTGACCCAGAAGCCAGGAGAGCTGCCACCAAATTCgtcaaattcatcaatcCGAAGATTAATGATGGGCAAATTCACCATATTCCAGTAAAGATCTATAAGAACGGGCTTTCTGACGTCCCTCATATGCTGGAAGACATTAAACATGGTAAGAACTCTGGTGAAAAACTAGTTGCCGTATTAAACTAG
- a CDS encoding IMP dehydrogenase: MAAIKDYKTALQFAKSLPRLDGLSVQELMDSKIRGGLTYNDFLILPGLVDFASSEVSLQTKLTRNITLNIPLVSSPMDTVTESEMAIFMALSGGIGFIHHNCTPEDQADMVRRVKNYENGFINNPIVISPTTTVGEAKSMKKKYGFAGFPVTEDGKRNAKLVGVITSRDIQFVEDDSLLVQDVMTKNAVTGAQGITLSEGNEILKKIKKGRLLIVDEKGNLVSMLSRTDLMKNQNYPLASKSANTKQLLCGASIGTMDADKERLRLLVKAGLDVVILDSSQGNSIFQLNMLKWVKESFAGLEVIAGNVVTREQAANLIAAGADGLRIGMGTGSICITQEVMACGRPQGTAVYNVCEFANQFGVPCMADGGVQNIGHITKALALGSSTVMMGGMLAGTTESPGEYFYQDGKRLKAYRGMGSIDAMQKTGTKGNASTSRYFSEFDSVLVAQGVSGAVADKGSIKKFIPYLYNGLQHSCQDIGCRSLTVLKKNVQSGKVRFEFRTASAQLEGGVNNLHSYEKRLHN; this comes from the coding sequence ATGGCCGCTATTAAAGACTACAAGACCGCACTGCAATTTGCCAAGAGCCTTCCAAGACTGGATGGTTTGTCTGTGCAGGAATTGATGGACTCGAAGATCAGAGGTGGGTTGACTTAtaacgattttttgatcttaCCAGGTTTAGTCGATTTTGCGTCCTCTGAAGTTAGCCTACAGACTAAGCTGACCAGGAATATCACTTTAAACATTCCATTGGTTTCCTCTCCAATGGACACTGTGACAGAATCGGAAATGGCCATCTTTATGGCTCTGTCGGGTGGTATCGGTTTCATTCACCATAACTGTACGCCCGAGGACCAAGCTGACATGGTCAGAAGGGTCAAGAACTATGAAAATGGGTTTATTAACAACCCTATTGTGATTTCTCCAACAACCACCGTTGGTGAAGCTAAGAgcatgaagaaaaagtatggATTTGCAGGCTTCCCTGTCACGGAAGATGGCAAGAGAAATGCAAAGTTGGTGGGAGTCATCACTTCTCGTGATATACAGTTCGTTGAGGACGACTCTTTACTCGTTCAGGATGTCATGACCAAGAACGCTGTTACCGGTGCACAAGGTATCACGTTATCAGAAGGTAACGAGattctaaagaaaatcaaaaagggtaGGCTATTGattgttgatgaaaaggGTAACTTAGTTTCTATGCTTTCCAGAACtgatttaatgaagaatcaaaacTACCCATTAGCGTCCAAATCTGCCAACACCAAGCAATTGCTATGTGGTGCTTCCATTGGTACTATGGACgctgataaagaaagactAAGATTATTGGTCAAAGCCGGCTTGGATGTCGTCATATTGGATTCATCCCAAGGCAACtctattttccaattgaacATGCTCAAGTGGGTCAAAGAGAGTTTCGCAGGTCTGGAAGTCATCGCTGGTAACGTTGTGACCAGGGAACAAGCTGCCAATTTGATTGCTGCCGGTGCGGATGGTTTGAGAATCGGTATGGGAACTGGCTCTATTTGTATCACTCAAGAAGTTATGGCTTGTGGTAGGCCACAAGGTACAGCGGTCTACAACGTGTGTGAATTTGCTAACCAGTTCGGTGTTCCATGTATGGCTGATGGTGGTGTTCAAAACATCGGTCACATTACCAAGGCGTTGGCTCTTGGATCTTCTACTGTTATGATGGGTGGTATGTTGGCTGGTACTACGGAATCACCAGGTGAATATTTCTATCAAGATGGTAAAAGATTGAAGGCGTACCGTGGTATGGGTTCCATTGACGCCATGCAAAAGACTGGTACTAAAGGGAATGCATCTACGTCTCGTTacttttcagaatttgaCAGCGTTTTGGTTGCACAGGGTGTCTCCGGCGCTGTCGCTGACAAAGGATCcattaagaaatttattccgTACTTGTACAATGGATTACAACATTCTTGCCAAGACATTGGCTGTAGGTCGTTAACtgtattaaagaagaatgtcCAGAGCGGTAAAGTTagatttgaattcagaACGGCTTCTGCTCAACTAGAAGGTGGTGTTAATAACTTACATTCTTACGAAAAGCGTTTACATAACTGA